The Microlunatus antarcticus DNA segment AAGGGCACCCGGGTCTCCGCCTTCGGCGCTCCCCACGGGGAACCGAGCTGCGGGTAGGAGACGGGACCGCCGTGCACGCGGCCGTCGGCCGGCGGCTGCGCGGCGGAGGGGGAGTCGGAACGCTCGGGCGGGCACTGGTCCGCCGACGCCTGACCGCTCCCTCCGCCACCGGCCGTGATGCCGCCACCGTCGGTGGCCGCCCGGATGGCGACGACCGCGACGATCACCAGCGCGACGAGCAGGACCCCGGCGCCGATCCACCAGCGGATCCCGGAGCTCTTCTTCTGGAACTGCGCGTACGGGGGCTGACCGGCCTGGCCGGGCTGACCGGTGGCCTGGCCGTACGGGTTGCGTCCGGCGCCGGCGGTGCCCGATCCGAAGGCGGACCCGCCCTGGCCGGAGGCACCCTGGCCGTAGGACGACTGCCCGTACGAGCCCTGGCCGTACGAGCCCTGCCCGTAGTTGGCGTGCGCGGTGCTGCCGGCGGTGCCGGCGGCGGAGCCCGGGTTGACGAGGCCCTGCGGCGGGGCCGCCGAGGACGGGTCGGTGGTGGTCGCCGCAGACCACGCCCGACCGTCCCAGTAGCGGTAGAGACCCTGGCCGCCGCCGGGATCGGGATACCAGCCGCCCGTCGCACTCACGGGGCGAGTCTAGGAGGCCGCGGGTCCCAGGCCAGGGTCCTGCGCGCCTTCACAGCGAGCCGTGACCTGTGCGTCACAAGCAGGAACGCCCCCTGGACCCGTCGGCGGGTCCAGGGGGCGTCCGGCCGGCTGGCAGGAGCGTCGGCGGCTCAGCCGAAGCGGCCGGTGATGTAGTCCTCGGTCGCCTTCTCCGTGGGGTTGGAGAAGATCAGGTCCGTCGGGCCGGCCTCGATGAGGTGGCCCGGCTTGCCCTGCGCCGCGAGGTTGAAGAACGCGGTCCGGTCGCTCACCCGCGCGGCCTGCTGCATGTTGTGGGTGACGATGACGACGGTGTACTGCTCCTTGAGCTGGTTGATCAGGTCCTCGATGGCCAGCGTGGAGATCGGGTCGAGGGCCGAGCAGGGCTCGTCCATGAGGAGCACCTGCGGCTCGACGGCGATCGCGCGGGCGATGCACAGACGCTGCTGCTGACCGCCCGACAGGCCCATCCCGGCGCGGCCGAGACGGTCCTTGACCTCGTTCCACAGGTTGGCGGCCTTGAGCGAGCGCTCGACGGCGTCGGCCAGCACGCCCTTGTTCTTCACGCCGTTCAGCCGCAGGCCCGAGGCGACGTTGTCGAAGATCGACATCGAGGGGAACGGGTTGGGCCGCTGGAACACCATGCCCACCACCCGGCGGACCGCGACGGGGTCGACGCCCTGGGCGTAGAGGTCCGTTCCGTCGAGGGTCACGCTGCCCTCGACGTACGCCCCGGGGATCACCTCGTGCATCCGGTTGAGCGTGCGCAGGAAGGTCGACTTGCCGCA contains these protein-coding regions:
- a CDS encoding DUF2510 domain-containing protein, giving the protein MSATGGWYPDPGGGQGLYRYWDGRAWSAATTTDPSSAAPPQGLVNPGSAAGTAGSTAHANYGQGSYGQGSYGQSSYGQGASGQGGSAFGSGTAGAGRNPYGQATGQPGQAGQPPYAQFQKKSSGIRWWIGAGVLLVALVIVAVVAIRAATDGGGITAGGGGSGQASADQCPPERSDSPSAAQPPADGRVHGGPVSYPQLGSPWGAPKAETRVPFGVNVLSQDVPVQSNYDGRGGGWVASVLVGELQAGDGFFTPQQGSQIVVKCILGKFYGQNQVNSDVVTDKATTIDGHDAWVVESKLTFDIPGLQTKGERLIVAIVQAGTERSGLFYASIPDTTPELLQPARDALEQLQVDG
- the pstB gene encoding phosphate ABC transporter ATP-binding protein PstB; protein product: MAKRIDAKNVDIYYGSFKAVENVSLTVEPRTVTAFIGPSGCGKSTFLRTLNRMHEVIPGAYVEGSVTLDGTDLYAQGVDPVAVRRVVGMVFQRPNPFPSMSIFDNVASGLRLNGVKNKGVLADAVERSLKAANLWNEVKDRLGRAGMGLSGGQQQRLCIARAIAVEPQVLLMDEPCSALDPISTLAIEDLINQLKEQYTVVIVTHNMQQAARVSDRTAFFNLAAQGKPGHLIEAGPTDLIFSNPTEKATEDYITGRFG